In Spirosoma pollinicola, the genomic window AATAACTGTTATGGCTATGTCAATTGACTGCGAATTATGCATCATCCGTTCCTTTCAACAGAGCGATGAACGGACAATAGCTCAACACGCTAACAACAAAGAGATCTGGCTGAACCTGCGAGATCACTTTCCACACCCTTACACGCAGGCCGATGCTCAACAATGGCTTGAATCTATCGTGGGTGCCATTCCTGAAATAACCTTCGCGATCAGTGTTGACGGAAAAGCCGTAGGGGCTATAGGTTTAGTACTCCAAGAGGACATCGAGCGTTGTTCGGCTGAAGTGGGCTACTGGTTGGGACAAGCCTATTGGGGGCGTGGCATACTTACGGCAGCACTAAAAACCTTCACCCGCTATGCCGCTGATGAATTTAAGCTAACGCGCCTGTATGCCGTTCCCTTTCTTCGCAATACGGCGTCAATGAAAGTGCTCGAAAAAGCAGGCTACCAACGCGAGGGCATCATGCGTCGAAGTGCCATCAAAGATGGTCAGGTCATAGACCAGGCGCTCTATGCTTATATTCCTGCCTACTAACTGAACAAAT contains:
- a CDS encoding GNAT family N-acetyltransferase, with the protein product MKITVMAMSIDCELCIIRSFQQSDERTIAQHANNKEIWLNLRDHFPHPYTQADAQQWLESIVGAIPEITFAISVDGKAVGAIGLVLQEDIERCSAEVGYWLGQAYWGRGILTAALKTFTRYAADEFKLTRLYAVPFLRNTASMKVLEKAGYQREGIMRRSAIKDGQVIDQALYAYIPAY